A single window of Ignavibacteriales bacterium DNA harbors:
- a CDS encoding VanZ family protein, giving the protein MKNLFKYLIPLIVWAIAIYFLSDIPASLLWFHMTPGVAKIIHAFLFFVLCFLTWRAFYFQPNFELMRNGAYLGSFSFCVVFGILDEYHRNFVSGREADFYNVVADIGGALLFVAASFLRRHYFQKDENSPES; this is encoded by the coding sequence TTGAAAAACCTCTTCAAATACCTGATCCCACTCATCGTATGGGCAATCGCCATCTATTTCCTCTCTGACATCCCCGCCAGTCTTCTGTGGTTTCATATGACGCCGGGTGTGGCAAAGATCATCCATGCCTTCCTCTTCTTTGTCCTCTGTTTCCTGACATGGCGTGCGTTCTATTTCCAGCCCAACTTCGAATTGATGAGAAATGGTGCATATCTCGGGTCGTTTTCGTTTTGTGTGGTTTTCGGCATTCTGGATGAGTACCACCGTAATTTTGTGTCGGGGCGCGAAGCCGATTTCTATAATGTTGTTGCCGACATCGGAGGAGCTCTTCTCTTTGTCGCTGCTTCCTTCTTGAGGCGTCATTATTTTCAAAAAGATGAGAATTCCCCGGAGAGTTGA